The Macadamia integrifolia cultivar HAES 741 chromosome 3, SCU_Mint_v3, whole genome shotgun sequence genome segment TTCTTGACTtgttatctctctcttctactaaaaaaaaagacttgttaTCTCTCTCACTCCAATAATGGTGACAACTGACAAGTCCGAAGTTGCCTAATACATttcattcttttgatttttttttttaattgatgaaAAATGTATAAAGTTAGCTGTGAAACACTTAAAATTTTTAGGAGCTAAATTTAATATAAAATCAATTCGATTTTAATTCTTAAAATGTGTTCCTTTGATTTTGTATGTTGAATCGAATCTGACACCCTTAAAAAATACCGATCTTTTCAAACCAGAGTTCATAGTTTCAAGTATTTATATAGTATGATTAATCGTATCATATCAGTATTAGATGAGACTAATCCTTGATTCCTTACTAAATCAGATCAATTATCCATATTATTTAAGAGGTAAAACAGtttttttaaggataaaataattaaaaaaatatactttttcTGAAAAAGCAAAAGACAAAATCACCATAAGTAATGATGCTTACGGATACCGATACCCACATCAATACCAAGAAATAGACCCATATGAAAGTCTAAAACCAAGTCAAACCCAATTGTTTCAGGTAACAAAAATTCATAATTACCCCATAAATATCTATACCTCTCATCCGGTTATCCGCCATAAATACCTCTCATCTAGTTATTCACCTCCTCATGTTATTGGAATGAACAAAACTTTTCCCAATTTCCATGGTTTATTGTGAGTAAGAACAGAGTAGAGGTGAGGAGTTTGTTGTGAGTAAGAACAGAGTAGAGGTGAAGAGTTCGGGGGATTGATTGAATTTGTTACTCAATTACTCATTCGAGTAAACCAATTTATCGAGGAGATGGAAGACGCAAGTGGGTCACGAGAGATTATAGAGAtcgaagaagaaaaggaggaattCAAACAATTTGATATCGTTGTTGGAGACTACTCAGATCATCACTTCACCAAATCAAATCTTCCAAGCAAGAAAGTCAACAGCTTTATCAATCAGACTAGCAAGAGAATCATGCGTGAGTGGAAGATCCTTGAGGAAAACTTACCCAAATCGATCTACGTTCGAGTCTATGAAGGAAGAATTGATCTTTTAAGAGCCGTAATCATTGGAGCATCTGGGACTCCTTACCATGATGGACTCTTCTTCTTCGATTTCCTTTTCCCAGCTGATTACCCTTCTCAACCACCAGCAGTTCACTACCACTCTTTTGGTCTCCGCATTAATCCCAATTTATATGCAGGCGGGACTGTGTGTTTAAGCCTTCTAAATACTTGGCCTGGAAAGAAGGATGAGAGATGGAACCCATCTGAATCAACAGTTCTACAGGTACTCCTCTCAATCCAAGCTCTTGTTCTAACTGAGGAACCTTACTTTAACGAGCCTGGTCATGGAATCCTGCCTGGTATCGATTGGGACAAGAGGTCATTGATTTACAGTGAGAACATATTCGCATTATCTTGCAAGACAATGTGGCACTTGCTACGGAAGCCTCCAATGCATTTTGAAGACTTCGTTGCAGCACATTTTCGTGAGCGTGCACAGTTTATTCTAATGGCTTCTAAGGCTTATATGGATGGTCTCGCAAATGTTGGATTTCTTGTGAGAAACgggtctctctcctcttcctctgctACGGCCAACAAATCGAAAAAATTTATGATGGCAATGGAGTGGCTTTATCCAGCGCTCGTGAAGGCGTTCGAAAAGACTGGAGCTTCAGTGGGGAAATTCGTCGAACAGGTAAAGGTAGATATAGAAGAAATCGAGTCAAGACCTCGAACTGTGAGAAACAAGAAGGAAGGATTTGCTAGGAATATTTTCAACAAAGTTAAGacgattttagggtttttcaacTGCACTGCTTCTGGTTAGCACAAAAGGAATTCTTGAATAAGTGAATTGTGAGAAAACACCTCAAGAAGGGATGCAGGATCTAATTGGTCTTTTGAGAGCTTTTAAGGGTACTTTTGTCTTtccagttctctctctctcctcctctgtttattttattttattttatttttcttttcttttggtagaatttagtttttttatttttttgtagtaGAAGAATTTGATGATAGAAAGTAGTAGAaagtagaaagaagaaaaaattattaaatccttacctaaaaattttttttttgggtagagattAATAGACACAAGAAGCTTAGCGCAATCGATTCCACCTTCTTTCCTACTGCAAAGTACTACCTAATCTTCTTATCTTATGCTTACCGCTTTATCCTGTTTAGATCAAAACTAACTTAACCACATTTTTATCACATTACTTTAGATTAAATTGTTCAAAATTATAACAACTCTTTTAAATTTCAAGTAATAAAGGACCCTTGGCCACACTTAAAACAGTTTTTACAAGCTTGGGCTGCATTGGATTCCAGAGTTCGTGAGGAGGAGAAATCTTTAGAAAGATGATGTGATTGGAATGTGCCGGGACCATTCCATTAAGGATAGGATTCCTTTTCATAAAGTCCAGGGACCAAAGAGTGACCTGATGGAAAGTCCTTTCAATTGTGAAATCACTTTTTGGTCTCTAGGCTCTATGGAAAGGAGCTGGATCCTTCCACCAGGGGTCTCCGTTTCTTTGTTGTTAAGAGATGTCCAGCTTATCCTCCACCAGATCCTTCACTGTGACTTTCACTCAGCCCACCTACACCTAATTTGACCATCAATGCATGGGTGAGGTGCCCATGCAAATACTAAAAAATGTGCAGATCAGTTgagtgatggtggtggtggttgttgttgttatggAATACGCACCAAACTGCGGATGGATTCTATTCATCAATTATTTTGCTGTCTTGTTCTTTTGCTTGTTATGGATTCATTGATGGgtcaagaaaaatatttttgttgaaaaaaatACTTGCAAGTACATATATACGAGATCTGATCTCTGTTAACTAACAAGAGAGGACATGTGAGGGGAGAGGAGTGGGTTACTGCTTCAGCAATCCTCCCTTGCCTTTCAGCTCTTTCTTTGAAAGCTCCATCGGTGACAATTTTGTGCTTTCTAGATATGAGGGGCTTCAGTCTTTGTATTCTCTCCTTTGATTTTCACCTGAACTCTTGTAATCAAGCTAGCTTAGATCAAAGACCTTAAAGGTGTTGAAGGTGAACCCAGCTTTAGTCAATGTTTCACGTTCTCCTTCCCTTTTCGGAAGTGTTCAAGTATTTTATTTATGGAGATTATGAATGGCATGGTAAAGGTTTCCCTCATAAGTCCCAAAGGAACTGATGAACTCAAGATAGCTCCTATTTAGTggaatctttattttctttcttaaatatATGAAACTCAGAATGcaaaatgtaataaaatttaataactcaATTTGAAACAATTAGGAATTAAATAAGCAATCATGTTAAGGACTAATCACAAAGATTTCTATATTAGTTTCAATTTAATCTcactttcctttccctttatttCCCCCCTTCCAAGGACTTGAAACCAGCTTTacatttgatttgatcttatTACCAGCAAGGTTTCAAAACATGGTATCGGGGATTGAATGagttggttgaaaaaaaaaaaccctaaaatcaaccCTCAGATTTGAATTAAATTCAACAACTCTAGGCTTTTGGACCAAAATTAGGCTGAGTCAGATCAACCAAAATTGAGATCAATCATGACTGATTCTGAACCAAAACAGTTAATTCAATCAATACAATTCTTTTCATCGATCTTTGGCTTTGTTTGTTATATACAGATTCATTGATTTCAGGTAAAGAAGAagtgtttaattagtttcttgaattttttcttgtaattacATACATATGTGTTCTGAAGGGCTTGAAACTAATCTGGTTCAATAGCCAACAACCAAGTTAACTTATCTAGGCTTCAGCTTAGTGGTTGCTCCTGGAAGCTCAAGTCTAGTCCAACTCCCAACCAGCTTGGTCATCAAAACTtcacttttattttgattttggggTCCCGAACACTATTTATACCTCAAAATAGACTTCAAACACCATAGAGCaaaccaaaaatcaaagttGTGGTAAATCAACAAGCCTCTTGCATACACTATTGAGATAATTGAGTACCTCAGCAATCATCCTCCAACTCTTGGAGCCAGACCAATTGAAAGGAAGCAGACATGAGAAGGCTTCAGATGCTTAATCTCTCTCACAAGCAGCAAGGATGTTAAGAGAGAGAATTGGCCAAATGATTCTCCAGTAAGCATGCTAATCATCAATGCATAGGTAATTTTACCTGCTTAGCTTTCAATCCTTAACCATATTTAAAAAACCTTTTGAATGAGACCATTGAGACAATCTTCATGCACATGCCTTGAAAGTATAAAGGTTCTCAAAATAGAATAGGCAGGGCTTTCCATTGAGACAATCCCATGCAAATACCTTGTCAGTGTATAGGCTCTCGAAATGGAAATAGGGAGTGCTTTTTATAATGCTATATGCTTGGGGCTAATTTAACCAGAATCATCATCTTTGAAACAAAGTAGCAGCGGTCATTTTTGCTCATCTCTTCCGGAATATGCCTCAGAAATAAATTCCATCAACAAGGACCTGCACCCACATCATATGAAAGAAACAGATTAGACTGGACCCTCTTGGAACATTGAGCTTTAAGAACTTGAATGAAAATCTCCATAGCTAAAAACAATGGAACAGGAGATAAGAAAGAGTGCATATTAATCTAGAGGATTGGGAAAGCATGTCATGTTCCTCTTAATCAACAAAGATAACCAACCCTACAAATGCTGTATttacatatgaaaaaaaaacctGTAACCTAAGCTAGTCCTGTCCAACCCTACAATTGGTTTTCACCATTTCCTGCTTCATAATCAAAATTTCCCACTTGATTTTCTGTAGAGATCTGGTGAAAATTTCCAAGGCTAAGCAAACCACTAAACCACAGTTTAAAAACCCCATCTCGGAAGCGCTCTGGGTAAGATTTTTCCAGTTTAAGGGGTTTTAATGACAACCAGGAAAGGAAAtatggaattggaaaggtggCTGATTCGGGTTAAACCCAGTTTGGCATGCCATTTAATTTCTAGAAACTATAATTAGAAATTTGATGGGGAGCAAAGAATACCTTTACCATGGGCATCCATTGGTTTTGGCAAGATATATTAGTCTTTCCTTCTGGTATTTTTCTTTCACTGGGGCTCTTCAAAATGTTCATTATCATCTGGGATCCAGGATTCACCCTTGTTTTCAGCAAGAATCTCTAACTCAGAATTCTCAAACTCTAAACAAAAAGAGTGAATGTCACCAAAATTCTTGTCAGTGTTAGTTTCTCCATTAACTTCACCCAACCCAATCAACACATTCGAATAAGCATTACCATCTCAAATCATTTTTGATATACTCTTCATAATTTCAAGAAAGTCCATTTGAAACTCAAAATCAATCTGTTCCCTCATAAGGCTGCTGTACCTGCAAAGAACGAGGTAAAGATAATTCATCATAagggtaacaaaaaaaaaaaaaaaaaggggggggggggaagtggaGGAAAATTGTGTGTTTTACCAGACCAGAAAGGAAGGCTAGGGATTTGGAGCCTATCCGTTAGATCACCTTATTGTAGAAGAAACATTTTCTGTCAAGTAAAGATCTTCAGAAACCATATGGATATTCCAAGTATGAGGAAACTAACTCATTCTTCTACTTTTTAGGGCAGCAAGGATGGCACTAGGGGAGCAAAGGAGAGAGGGTGCAATATAATTCAAAAATCACCTTGCACTTTAAACCACAATTCACCTTCTGCCCACTTTTTCTTATTACTGAAAGATTCCCATGATACATACagttaaaaaaagaatattatatttataaatgAATCCTTTAATGTATAAGGTCAAAAGAGTTTTTAGAAGCTTACTGAGTAAAGTGAATGAGTAATAAATTGGCCCTTCCCTCCTCATGCCCCAGGGGATTTCATACGGATAAATCTTTGGGCTTCCTCAGACCATCCTGTACGTCTAAGAAGTTCAATTATGATGGAAAAATGTTCTTCCGATGGCTTGATATTGTACCTCCGTGTCATACAATTAAATATTTTGCAAGCCTCATCAGCAAATCCAGCTTGACCACAAATAGATAAGACCACATCAAAAGTGTACTTGTTTGGACTGAAACCATCGGATGTCATTTGATTAAAGAGATTGAGTGCACCTCTATATATATTGTTACATCCATATACCTCTATAATTGCAGTCCACATCATGGATCCTTTAGAAGGCATTGCATTAAACACCAGCTTTGCTTTCTCAATTACTCGACACTTGCCatacattttcacaatctctgCACTAATAAAGGGGATCAATTCAAAATCTCTCTTTAAGACATACCCATGTAACTCTTTCCCAAGTTTCAAATTCCCCAGTTCACCACAAGCACTAAGAATCCTTGCTACAGCAACGGAATCCGGCCTATGCTTAGAAAGCTGCATGGACCGAAATACCTCCAGTGCTTCATGAAGACAGTGGTTACTCAAGTAAGCGTCTATCATTGCTGTCCATGAGATCACATTCCTCTTTTCCATTCCATCAAACAACTTGCGACAATTTTCTAGACCACCACACTTAGAGTACAAACCTATTAAAGAGGTAATTAAAGACACATTGGGAAGAAAACAATTCTTCACCAAATATCCATGAATCTCTTTCCCTTGTTTTAGAGCTTTCAGCTTTGCACAAACAGGAAGAACAGTTGCAATTGTCACGACATCGGGCTTCACACCTTCTTGCTGCATCCAAACTATAGACCTCAAAGCTTGCTCAAGCCTCCCATTTGATACATAACCTGACATAAGTGCAGTCCAAGAAACAGCATTCCTTTCCATTGAGCTGTAGAAGACCTGCCTTCCTGAATCCATATCTCCACACTTGCAATACATATCAATCAACGCAGACCGAATGAACAAATGCTTTGCATAATCCTTTGTCTTTATCACATACCCGTGAACTTCCCGGCCCAATTTCCGGGCCCATAATTCTCCTATCACAGGGAGGATCATCGTCAGAATAGCTGAATTCGGTTCAATCCCCTGCCTTATCATCTCCCTTGAATATGTCACTGCATCCCTTTGCAACCTATTATGTGCAAAACCTGCAATCATCGCTCCCCACATGACAACATCTTTCTCCGGAATTTCCTCAAACACTTGGCGCGCCAGCTTAATCTTGCCGCATTTGAAGTACATATCGATTAAACTAGTCTGAAGAATAATGGAGCCACTAGCAAACCCATTCTTGATCAAAAGGGCATGAGTCTTCATCCCCTGGGTGAGTGCAGTGGAACCCGCAAAGCTCTTCAGCAAACAAGAGAAGGTGTAGACGTTCAATTCAACTCCCAGCTCTCGCATTTTCGTATACACAGTGAGTACTTCACGGTATTGCCGCCCGCCTCTAACAACATTGCCTCTGAGTAAGGCATTCCATGGATAGACACTCCCATGTGGGAGGTCATGGAAGACCCTCTTCGCGTCTTCAATAGAGCCGCATGATGTGTACATGTGAACCAGTTTGGTCCGAAGGAAATCGTTGTCCTCCATCTCATTTATCCTGATAAAGGCATGGACTTGCCTACCTTCAACGAGAGACTTTGATCGAACACAAGCCGCAATGAGCGAAGAGAAAGTGGTTGCGTTAACTGGGATGCCTTGCTGGTCCAAGTAATCCAAGATGGTGAGGGCCTCCTTGAGCTTGCCTTGCCGAGCAAATCTCTTGATGTCTTCATAGATGATATGTGGGTTCTTTGTGTGGAGGGGTAAGGACAACGGGAATGCATCCTTCTTCAGAAATCTCCGTTTTCTGGACGGAGATTTGAAGGGATTGGTTTGCTGATTGGTGTTAGTTTGGATCTCAATCAGTGAAGATGCTACTGATGATATCTTTGTTTTGATGAAGCAGTTGAGAGGGTTTGGAAGTGGATGGTGAAGTTGAAGATTGGGAGATGTTTTTCTGGCGGGAAATGTTACTGGGTTAGTTAGGAGGAGCCCTTCCATGACGAGGCTCCGTGTTTCTCTTGCCCGAAAACTGGCCGCTTCTGTAACTGTAGATGGCTTGATATTGCCCCTGAAGACCCAAAATTCCAAGACGGCCCATGGCAAAATCCAATATGCCACTATTCCAACACATATACGTGACAACTGACAACTGAGATCTTTAGGTGGTGTTTGGTTGCGTAATTCCATAGAATGTATTTTTGTGGAATCgtgattctttatttatttgggtgTTCCTCTATTGGGTTGTAAATTTAGTGGTGAAAGTTTGGCCATGACAATCCGAACCCAACTTGGCTCGCCCTGAAACCTAATAGATAGTAGCCCAAATTTTTTGACCTTGAGGGCGGGTTAGGGGTTGAAAAACCTCAACCCTGGGTCAAAGTTGGGTCGGACTAGGGTTGAGGTCTTAGTCTAGTCCAATTCGATCCAACCTAGACCGAATTTTAattctgaatttttatattagaatttaaggtttctattggtattttatttttctacatatataGGATATAAAATGGCAAAAATAGGTCAATCAAGATTAATCGAACCATTACAGAAGCTAAGGTCAGCCccacccaacccgacccaattCGGCCATGACATGGTCATTTAGGGTCGGATTGGGTTGGcatgaatcaaataagattggGTTTGAACACAGATTTGACATGGTTAGATTGGctaagttgaattttgaggacctaagATTGGAATAGGATTTTGAGAAACTCAGTCGATTCCGACCCTATTTCAACCCTAGCTGTATAGTAATGATCGTTAAGAAGAGACATGATTCCACAATATGTACTAAAGGGTTTAGTCATTCATGAGTGAGGCACTATTGGTTAATTCAACGTTGAACCTAGCGATTCTACCCCCGATATAAATAACCTGGATTTCATTCAGTATCCAAACCATCGGGCCTCAGTTGAAAGGCACGAGAAGGGCTAGCGACTCCATCGTCTCAAGCAGACAACCGTCGTCCCTGTCGCTGCTCGAACCTGCAGGtatactctctctccctctcgctcACTCGCTCTCTCCCCCTATCGCTTACTCTGTAcctctctgctctctctctcgccCTCGCTTGCTCTGTCCCATTCtgctctctctcactctctctctttctttctttggcactcTCGTCGTCTCCGTTTTTCCTAGGGTTACCGTGAGACTTGGTAAGTGTTAAAACTTAGACTAATCTAGGGTTTCATATAGTTCTGGGGTTTGTTGGCAATGAGACTTGAGAACAGATACATGAAGTGGAATGTGCCTGGGGTTTCTGAATGCctttcacttccctttctttttccatttttaaattttattctatttttttttcggGTACTAGATTTTTCTGCAATTTCTCGATGGCATGAGGTTGGCGTTTTCACTTGACTAGGCTTGatggtaccttttttttttgcaaacagAGATTTTCGTTCTCCCTTGGTGAACTGTGGATTGCTGAGCTTTGTTTAATATTGAGGGGAATTAGCTCATTGGATAACacttcatcttattcttcttgtttaaGAAATAATTAGAACAATGTAGTTGAAATAATTAGAGCTTTGTTATAGTATGTCTGCTTAACAAGAACTATTTTTGTCCCGAAAATGATCCCCAAACTCAATTGGAATAAGGAACTCCACCGATTTGAATTTTAACAATGTGACAATTGCTtgattgttttttatttctaaaccACCAGTTGAAGTGAGATCTCAGACCAACTGCATCATGATGTTTTTAATACTCACTTTCTCTTCATTATTCCCCCACCTTATTTGTGAATTTGTTGGGGAAAACAAGGAAATTATTTATGTATGGAAGTGTAATGGAACAGAGTACTGATTTTAGAAGGATGCATGTCCTACCTGCTTGTGTCTGAGATCTGAATACTTCCAATCCAATTCTACTTGTGATTTTTGACATAGGAGGATGATGTTTTTGATGGCCTGGTTCTTTGATCTTAGGGATGAAAAAATCTGTTCCTTGGATCGTGTTTATGTTTTTGTTGTCAACATTACCTCATTTTCAAGATTCTCTGATTAAGGATCACATGTTTCActtagtttcttattttagtAGCAATCTGCCATACACATTAAAACTATTGTGGGCACCAATATGGTCCTTGGATTGTGTTTATATTCTGTGGCTTTATTACTAGTGTCGATCCCTACTGTTGACCCAGTTGTTAGCCGTATCACAACCCCTCATTACTGCTGTTAACCTTGGTTAACCTTTTGTACTTCAATGCATTCGTTCTTACTATGGGGTTGGAAATCTTACTTGCTGTGTATGTGAACATTTTTCTTATTATCTaattgtggttgttcttatcaTTTCATTGCTGTTGTTCTGTGGGTTGAGTTAAACAATAGACTTGAAATTTCTGATAcacactgtccctagcaatgaACAAGATTTTGGTGATTGAGTCGTTGAGATGGGTTCATTCTCACATATTTTTCATGGCGTAGTAAACTCCGCCAGAAGTAAAAGTTTAGGAAATGGAGTCTTTTTTGGTTTGTAGAATGATCAGTCCTGCAGTTGTGTCATTTTGGGAGTCCCAAGCCACTTGTGATATGAATTTCTAGAGTTATCCTATTAGATATttctaagtattttttttttcttaatggaaAAATGACTATATAGGTTCAGTGCAATTAATCTAGAGTCTTGGCACCTTGGAAGATCTGTACTAATTGTGCTTACAAGAACCTGGGGAGGTGGCTGGGCAAATCCAAACAACATGCACATCAAAACCTTAAGCACTTTAGGCCATAGTGTGGCcagttgaaattttgaatgCAAGATAATAAGCTTTGTTGGTGACTTCATGAGCTGGTAATAGAGAAGGATTTGGTAAAGGTTAACTAAAGATTTGATAACTTTGCAGCAAAACTCGTCTCTTAAGCATTAAaagtcttttctttttgttcttatttgtttcttttctggCTTATTTGATTGATAATAagtttgatcaatttttttttttaaatagatgtTTAAttgttccattttttattttattttttaatttttatatcacacACGTGTTTTTCATAGAATCAAATATGCTAATTGGTTGATAATGTGAAAGTAGTTGCAACAAGTATTAGAAGTACAAGGTAAAATTTTTGGACCCAAATTTTTTGAAAGGAAAAGAATAATTCATAGATTAATCTGAAtctgaattttttattgtctatttgttttactaaattttttatttctttgttaaaTTGACATACTCATTGCGAATCTAAAATATTGTGATTTATTCCCCAATCTGAATTTATCAACTATCATCAGAGCTCACAATGAGGAAACCTACATCAAAGAATTTGCGCAACCAACAACGGTTCTCCGAGGTGCAGGAAGTTGAACTCCTTGAGTCATGGATTGAATTCGGGAAACCTGATTCTGGTTTGAACCCTTTGTCGTTATCACCGTTGCCGAAAGAAGGCCCGATTGGTCGCATCGATGAGAGCTCCTTCTCTAATTATGCTGCATGCACAAGGTTCTATCAGTTGCCTCTGTCTAGGAAAACCAAAGATGGATTGAGTGAATCAAAGTATATTGAAATGACAGAGATTCAGAGGGCTTCACTGCCGCATTCATTGTGTGGGCGTGATATTCTCGGTGCAGCGAAAACTGGGTCGGGCAAGACACTCGCATTTATCATTCCGGTGAGTTTAATTCATGTGGGTTAAAGCTTAATTCGTTTGTTCTATGATTTTTGGGGCTGGGTACATTATAATGAGTGGAAGTGGTTGATCGATTCTCAAATTGCACCCTTTGTAAAACTGGATGATGAATGAAGAACACGTTTTTTCCTGTTTGGAGCCTTATTGATGAATTAAAAGCCTCTAGGATAGAAGAAGGCGCATGAAATTTCCTTacctactttttcttttctctttctaagtCCCATTTTATCGTCTCTCTGCAGGTTGTGCCTCCTGTGATTTAAAATCACTAGTTGTGGGTTGTTGGTTTGTTGTTGCTATGTTATAAACTTTAGTACTAAGCAACATGCCAAAAGCATGAGTATTGATTAGATCCTTAACCAGTTGGGGTGGTGATGTTTTATATTATAGTAATTCTGTATGCGTGATTTTAGCATTCCAAATTTGAATCTAGAGGCTGCACCCTTCAGAGTTTGTTCCGGTTCTGATGTTTGGTAATCTTCATTGAGAATAAATTGTGGTAAAAACTTTGGAAATTTAGAGACGGTTGCTGTTTAAGTTTTCTTGGTGCTGGTGAATAAATATTTTGTTTAGTACATATCTATTGTTCAGTTGagacaagttatctttacattTGTTATGGCTCATGTTCATTCTTGTTCACAAGAAAATAAGGAGAAACACGTAGAAATCCTAATCTAATGGCTGATAGTCGATGGTTTAGATCTGACTCATCTGAGTCTAACGACCAGTTTGAATGGTGATCAGAATTatgttttgatatttaaaatttCAGACCTAGATTGATCAACTTAAATCTAAAATATCGTAGGGAAAGGTGGATGGAGAGAAGGCTATTGATGGGTGTTCAAGGGGGAGAATGTAGGAGAAAAAACAATCATGTAGCCTCAGCACATGCAGTAAAGGTACTCAAAACAAATTTCCTCGGTTCATTCCAATCTGAGAATCGATAGTACAGCTACATGCATATAATAATTAAAACTTAATGCAAAAAGATAATTCCTAATTAGTCTCCATAACTGAAAAAAACTCTATCTACTACCTCCTACCTACTATCTCCTACGAT includes the following:
- the LOC122073263 gene encoding putative ubiquitin-conjugating enzyme E2 38 yields the protein MEDASGSREIIEIEEEKEEFKQFDIVVGDYSDHHFTKSNLPSKKVNSFINQTSKRIMREWKILEENLPKSIYVRVYEGRIDLLRAVIIGASGTPYHDGLFFFDFLFPADYPSQPPAVHYHSFGLRINPNLYAGGTVCLSLLNTWPGKKDERWNPSESTVLQVLLSIQALVLTEEPYFNEPGHGILPGIDWDKRSLIYSENIFALSCKTMWHLLRKPPMHFEDFVAAHFRERAQFILMASKAYMDGLANVGFLVRNGSLSSSSATANKSKKFMMAMEWLYPALVKAFEKTGASVGKFVEQVKVDIEEIESRPRTVRNKKEGFARNIFNKVKTILGFFNCTASG
- the LOC122073043 gene encoding pentatricopeptide repeat-containing protein At1g71460, chloroplastic, which translates into the protein MEGLLLTNPVTFPARKTSPNLQLHHPLPNPLNCFIKTKISSVASSLIEIQTNTNQQTNPFKSPSRKRRFLKKDAFPLSLPLHTKNPHIIYEDIKRFARQGKLKEALTILDYLDQQGIPVNATTFSSLIAACVRSKSLVEGRQVHAFIRINEMEDNDFLRTKLVHMYTSCGSIEDAKRVFHDLPHGSVYPWNALLRGNVVRGGRQYREVLTVYTKMRELGVELNVYTFSCLLKSFAGSTALTQGMKTHALLIKNGFASGSIILQTSLIDMYFKCGKIKLARQVFEEIPEKDVVMWGAMIAGFAHNRLQRDAVTYSREMIRQGIEPNSAILTMILPVIGELWARKLGREVHGYVIKTKDYAKHLFIRSALIDMYCKCGDMDSGRQVFYSSMERNAVSWTALMSGYVSNGRLEQALRSIVWMQQEGVKPDVVTIATVLPVCAKLKALKQGKEIHGYLVKNCFLPNVSLITSLIGLYSKCGGLENCRKLFDGMEKRNVISWTAMIDAYLSNHCLHEALEVFRSMQLSKHRPDSVAVARILSACGELGNLKLGKELHGYVLKRDFELIPFISAEIVKMYGKCRVIEKAKLVFNAMPSKGSMMWTAIIEVYGCNNIYRGALNLFNQMTSDGFSPNKYTFDVVLSICGQAGFADEACKIFNCMTRRYNIKPSEEHFSIIIELLRRTGWSEEAQRFIRMKSPGA